The following nucleotide sequence is from bacterium (Candidatus Blackallbacteria) CG13_big_fil_rev_8_21_14_2_50_49_14.
TAAACTTTTTGTTTTTTCCCAGTGTAAACCCTCAAGTTAAACGCCAGAGCAGACTGGATATGGTACAAACATATAGGCCTCTGCGCTCAAAGCACGTTCGCTGAAAGAGAAACCTATGTCTACACCCTTCATCATTACCAAGGCCTCTGGAGAAAGCGAAACCTTCTCCCTTGAAAAGCTGCGCCACTCTCTGCTTAAAAGCGGTGCATCCCCTGAAACAACCGAAGATATTATCGAAGAATTGGAGCGAGATTTTTACAGTGGCATGCGCTCCCGCACCCTGTATAAAAAAGCCTTCAGCCTGTTGCGACGCCGCTATAAGGCCCAAGCTGCACGTTACCAACTCAAAAAAGCGATCATGGAACTGGGCCCCTCTGGCTACCCCTTTGAAAATTTCGTGGGGGAAATTTTCAAGGCCCAGGGCTATACCGTTGAAGTAGGCGTGATTCTTCAGGGGCATTGTGTACGCCATGAGGTAGACGTGGTTGCTGAAAACGAGACAGAACGCATTCTGGTAGAGTGCAAATACCGCAATACACCGGGTTTTAAATGCGATGTCAAAATTCCCCTGTATGTGCATTCACGCTTTCAGGATATTGAAAAAGAATGGCGCAAGCTCCCTGGCAACCACCACAAAAAGATCCAGGGTTGGGTGGCCACCAATGCCCGCTTTTCTGGAGACGCCATTCAATACGGAGAATGTGTGGGGCTTCAGCTTTTGGGTTGGGATTATCCACAAAGCCGCAGTTTGCGCAAATGGATTGACGAAGATCGACTCTATCCTCTCACAGCCCTGACAACCCTGAGCAAATCAGAAAAACAAAGATTGCTGGAAAAGGATTATATTTTGGCCAGTGAGTTAGTCAGC
It contains:
- a CDS encoding ATPase, whose protein sequence is MSTPFIITKASGESETFSLEKLRHSLLKSGASPETTEDIIEELERDFYSGMRSRTLYKKAFSLLRRRYKAQAARYQLKKAIMELGPSGYPFENFVGEIFKAQGYTVEVGVILQGHCVRHEVDVVAENETERILVECKYRNTPGFKCDVKIPLYVHSRFQDIEKEWRKLPGNHHKKIQGWVATNARFSGDAIQYGECVGLQLLGWDYPQSRSLRKWIDEDRLYPLTALTTLSKSEKQRLLEKDYILASELVSSPHCLEILNLTARRKHQIQNEVRQLCGNGD